Proteins from a genomic interval of Ndongobacter massiliensis:
- the leuS gene encoding leucine--tRNA ligase: protein MDAYNPKKIEKKWQAFWEENQVFHATLDPSQKKYYALIEFPYPSGQGLHVGHPRPYTAMDVVARKRRLEGYNVLFPMGFDAFGLPTENYAIKNHVHPATVTQRNINHYIDQLKEIGFAFDWARMVETTDPAYYHWTQWIFVQLFKHGLAYKKETPINWCPSCKVGLANEEVVGGNCERCGTPVERRVKNQWMLKITAYADRLIDDLKTVDYLPKIKQQQIHWIGRSHGCEIDFSVADREEKIRVYTTRPDTIFGVTYMVLAPEHDLIDALLPVVENREEVEAYRHQASMKSDFERGELNLEKTGVPLQGVYAEHPVTGEKLPLWIADYVLTGYGTGAIMAVPAHDERDWAFAKAHNLPMRAVIAGGEKPVEEEPYTQIESGRLMHSGFLDGLSVKEAIPAAIDWVKAHGLGEAKVNYKLRDWVFSRQRYWGEPIPMIYCEEHGWVPVPEDELPLRLPPVPNYEPTATGESPLSEIPEFVETTCPICGKKARRETDTMPQWAGSSWYYLRYMDPNNSKAVVSKEAESYFGPVDWYNGGMEHTTLHLLYSRFWHKFLYDIGVVSTLEPYRKRTSHGMILGPNGEKMSKSRGNVIPTDVVVGEFGADAFRTYELFIGDFEKTAKWQDSGLEGCARYLDRVWRMQELLNDDAGLSLDLEQAFHQTIKKVSEDYENLKYNTAIAQLMSLSNQIRQKGAITREEMRIYLLLLNPVAPHMTEELWEQLGYAGHICTDGRWPQWDDEKLVEDVVELPVQVNGKVRATIRLAADASQEAAEAAARAEEAVQKQLDGKTLVKVIYVPRRILNLVVKG from the coding sequence ATGGACGCGTACAATCCAAAAAAAATTGAAAAAAAATGGCAGGCATTCTGGGAAGAAAATCAGGTGTTTCACGCCACATTGGATCCTTCTCAGAAAAAATATTATGCGCTGATTGAATTTCCGTATCCGTCCGGGCAGGGGCTGCACGTGGGACATCCGCGCCCCTATACGGCGATGGATGTTGTCGCGCGCAAGCGTCGCCTGGAGGGGTACAATGTGCTCTTTCCCATGGGTTTTGACGCCTTTGGTCTGCCCACAGAAAACTATGCCATTAAGAATCATGTGCATCCCGCTACGGTGACGCAGCGCAATATCAATCATTACATCGATCAGTTAAAAGAAATCGGCTTTGCCTTTGACTGGGCGCGCATGGTTGAGACGACCGATCCGGCGTACTATCATTGGACGCAATGGATTTTCGTACAGCTATTCAAACACGGTCTGGCTTATAAAAAAGAGACGCCGATCAATTGGTGTCCTTCTTGCAAGGTGGGCCTTGCCAATGAAGAAGTGGTCGGCGGAAATTGTGAGCGCTGCGGCACGCCGGTCGAGCGGCGGGTCAAAAATCAGTGGATGCTAAAGATTACCGCTTATGCGGACCGTCTCATCGATGACTTAAAAACGGTGGACTATCTGCCGAAAATCAAGCAGCAGCAGATTCACTGGATCGGTCGCTCGCATGGCTGTGAAATCGACTTTTCCGTCGCCGACCGCGAAGAAAAAATCCGCGTCTATACGACGCGCCCCGATACAATTTTCGGTGTAACCTACATGGTATTGGCGCCGGAACACGACTTGATCGATGCGCTTCTTCCGGTTGTAGAGAATCGTGAAGAAGTCGAAGCCTATCGGCATCAGGCGTCAATGAAGTCGGATTTTGAACGCGGTGAATTGAATTTGGAAAAAACCGGTGTACCTTTACAAGGGGTGTACGCAGAGCATCCGGTAACGGGCGAGAAATTGCCGCTGTGGATAGCCGACTATGTCTTAACAGGATACGGAACCGGAGCGATTATGGCGGTTCCGGCGCACGATGAGCGCGACTGGGCATTTGCCAAGGCGCATAATCTGCCCATGCGTGCGGTCATCGCCGGCGGCGAAAAGCCGGTGGAAGAAGAACCCTATACGCAAATCGAGTCGGGCAGGCTGATGCACTCCGGTTTTCTGGACGGACTTTCCGTGAAAGAGGCCATTCCAGCGGCCATTGACTGGGTAAAAGCGCATGGCCTAGGAGAGGCGAAGGTGAATTACAAGCTGCGCGACTGGGTGTTCAGCCGGCAGCGGTATTGGGGGGAACCCATCCCGATGATTTATTGCGAGGAGCATGGTTGGGTGCCCGTGCCCGAAGACGAATTACCGCTTCGCTTACCGCCCGTGCCCAATTACGAACCGACGGCGACGGGCGAATCGCCTTTGTCGGAAATTCCGGAATTTGTCGAGACGACCTGCCCCATTTGCGGGAAGAAAGCACGCCGTGAGACGGATACCATGCCGCAATGGGCGGGTTCTTCTTGGTACTACTTGCGCTATATGGATCCGAACAACAGCAAAGCGGTTGTTTCGAAAGAAGCGGAGTCGTATTTCGGACCGGTGGATTGGTACAATGGGGGCATGGAACACACGACGTTACACCTTTTGTACTCGCGTTTCTGGCATAAATTTCTGTATGACATCGGTGTGGTTTCCACATTGGAGCCGTATCGTAAACGCACGTCGCACGGCATGATTCTCGGACCCAATGGGGAAAAGATGAGCAAGTCGCGGGGCAATGTCATTCCGACCGATGTCGTCGTCGGTGAGTTTGGTGCCGATGCGTTTCGCACGTATGAGCTTTTTATTGGCGATTTTGAAAAGACGGCAAAATGGCAGGACAGCGGCCTCGAAGGTTGCGCAAGGTACTTGGATCGCGTGTGGCGGATGCAGGAACTGCTCAATGACGATGCGGGACTGTCTTTGGATTTGGAGCAGGCTTTTCACCAGACCATTAAGAAAGTTTCGGAAGATTACGAAAACTTGAAATACAATACGGCCATCGCGCAGTTAATGAGCCTGTCGAATCAGATTCGTCAAAAAGGTGCAATAACGCGGGAAGAAATGAGGATTTATCTGCTGTTGCTCAATCCCGTGGCACCGCATATGACGGAAGAACTGTGGGAACAATTGGGATACGCAGGGCACATTTGTACGGACGGACGTTGGCCGCAGTGGGATGACGAGAAGCTGGTGGAAGATGTCGTCGAATTGCCGGTGCAGGTGAACGGGAAAGTTCGCGCCACCATCCGGCTTGCTGCGGATGCGAGTCAGGAGGCGGCGGAAGCGGCTGCCCGTGCAGAAGAAGCCGTACAGAAACAATTGGACGGCAAGACTCTGGTGAAGGTCATTTATGTGCCCCGGCGCATCTTGAACCTCGTTGTGAAAGGATAA